The following coding sequences are from one Blastocatellia bacterium window:
- the lpxA gene encoding acyl-ACP--UDP-N-acetylglucosamine O-acyltransferase, producing the protein MTTIHPTAIVSPKAELGQDVTVGPYSVIGDDVVIHDGVRIISHVTIEGPTVIGADCTIFPFASIGLAPQDLKYRGERTVLEIGQRNTIREHVTIHRGTEQGGGITRIGHDNLLMVAAHVAHDCQLGNHIILANVASLGGHVTIGDYATLGAHVGVHQFCRIGRYAFVGAYAVLVKDALPYATTWGNHARCYGPNVVGLRRRGFSREQIHLIHRAFRLLLQSKLNTSQAVEAIRAELGGQPEIDYLLEFIESSTRGVAK; encoded by the coding sequence ATGACCACGATTCATCCCACCGCGATTGTGAGCCCCAAAGCGGAGCTTGGTCAGGATGTCACGGTTGGCCCCTACAGCGTGATCGGCGATGACGTCGTCATTCATGATGGTGTTCGGATCATCTCTCACGTGACGATTGAAGGCCCGACGGTCATCGGCGCCGATTGCACCATCTTCCCCTTCGCCTCAATTGGGTTGGCGCCGCAAGACTTGAAATATCGCGGCGAGCGAACTGTTCTGGAGATCGGCCAGCGGAACACTATTCGCGAGCATGTGACGATTCATCGCGGCACCGAGCAGGGTGGCGGTATCACCCGCATCGGCCATGACAACCTGCTGATGGTCGCAGCTCATGTCGCCCATGATTGCCAACTGGGCAACCACATCATCCTGGCCAATGTCGCTTCGCTGGGCGGACACGTCACCATCGGCGATTACGCGACCTTAGGCGCTCACGTCGGCGTGCATCAGTTCTGTCGGATTGGTCGTTATGCCTTCGTGGGCGCTTACGCCGTGCTGGTCAAAGATGCGCTCCCGTATGCTACCACCTGGGGAAATCATGCTCGCTGCTATGGCCCCAATGTGGTTGGGTTGCGCCGCCGTGGATTCTCCCGCGAGCAAATTCATCTGATTCACCGCGCGTTCCGGCTGCTGCTGCAATCCAAGCTCAACACGTCGCAGGCCGTGGAGGCCATTCGCGCCGAGCTGGGAGGCCAACCCGAAATAGATTATTTGCTCGAATTCATCGAATCATCTACGCGCGGCGTGGCAAAATGA
- a CDS encoding reverse transcriptase-like protein: MKPSKLKQVVIVCDGSSLGNQTESQRRAAAVAILDYQGKRKILGEYLGAKTNQQAEIVAACLGLEALKQPCQVTVISDSEYLIHTMNGKYKRRSNHEYWLRLDRAAAPHRVTWTWTRGHAGHELQEKCDRAARLIAATGRVDPDQLQQILENG, translated from the coding sequence ATGAAGCCCAGCAAACTTAAGCAGGTGGTGATCGTCTGCGACGGCAGCAGCCTCGGCAATCAAACGGAAAGTCAACGGCGCGCCGCAGCGGTGGCGATTCTCGATTATCAGGGCAAACGCAAAATCCTAGGAGAATACCTGGGAGCGAAAACCAATCAGCAGGCAGAAATTGTGGCCGCCTGTCTGGGGCTGGAAGCTCTCAAACAACCATGTCAGGTGACGGTCATTTCGGATTCCGAGTATCTCATTCACACCATGAACGGTAAGTACAAACGCAGAAGCAATCACGAGTATTGGTTGCGACTAGACCGAGCGGCAGCGCCACACCGGGTAACCTGGACTTGGACGCGCGGCCATGCCGGTCATGAGCTGCAAGAGAAATGCGACCGAGCAGCCCGCCTCATTGCTGCTACCGGCCGCGTTGATCCTGACCAGTTACAACAGATTCTTGAAAACGGATGA
- the lpxI gene encoding UDP-2,3-diacylglucosamine diphosphatase LpxI (LpxI, functionally equivalent to LpxH, replaces it in LPS biosynthesis in a minority of bacteria.), which translates to MRYGLIAGNGQFPFLVLDGARQHGIQMVVAAINEETDPAINDKAACIEWISVGHLGRLIQFFHRQGVTHVILAGQVKHVQIFGSALPDLRMIKMLAKLRHKNTDSLIGAVVQELENEGFTVVDSTQFIEPLLAPAGPLTRRAPSANEQKDIAYGLAVAREIARLDLGQTIVVKDQAVVAIEAMEGTDATILRAGQLAQGKPLTVVKVAKPNQDMRFDVPVIGVATIETMIRAGATALSITSGKTVLLGRTELVELANQHSIAIVGTPAV; encoded by the coding sequence ATGCGCTACGGGTTGATTGCGGGCAACGGGCAGTTCCCTTTCCTCGTGCTGGACGGCGCGCGGCAACACGGCATCCAGATGGTGGTCGCGGCCATCAACGAAGAAACTGACCCGGCTATCAACGACAAGGCGGCCTGCATTGAATGGATCAGCGTCGGCCATCTTGGCCGATTGATTCAATTTTTTCATCGTCAAGGTGTGACCCATGTCATCCTTGCTGGGCAGGTCAAACACGTTCAAATTTTCGGCTCGGCATTGCCTGATTTGAGAATGATTAAAATGCTGGCCAAACTGCGACACAAAAACACCGATAGTTTGATCGGCGCTGTGGTGCAAGAGCTGGAGAACGAGGGCTTCACTGTGGTTGACTCAACCCAGTTCATTGAACCATTGCTCGCGCCGGCAGGACCGTTGACGCGACGTGCTCCCTCGGCCAATGAGCAGAAGGACATCGCCTATGGGTTGGCCGTCGCCCGTGAGATTGCCCGGCTTGATCTGGGTCAAACAATCGTTGTTAAAGACCAAGCGGTCGTCGCAATCGAGGCGATGGAAGGCACGGATGCAACGATTCTGCGCGCTGGCCAATTAGCTCAAGGCAAGCCGCTCACGGTCGTCAAAGTGGCCAAGCCCAATCAAGATATGCGATTTGATGTGCCTGTCATCGGCGTGGCCACGATCGAGACGATGATCCGCGCTGGCGCGACAGCCTTGTCTATCACCTCTGGCAAGACCGTCCTGCTGGGTCGCACTGAATTGGTGGAATTGGCCAATCAACACAGCATCGCCATCGTTGGCACACCGGCTGTTTGA
- the fabZ gene encoding 3-hydroxyacyl-ACP dehydratase FabZ — protein sequence METMLDITEIMNILPHRYPFLLVDRVIEYQPRQRIVAIKNVSINEPFFQGHFPGAPVMPGVLVLEAMAQVAGILMYQEVTDHATKLMFFTGLDKVRWRQPVFPGDTLRMELTVMRMKARFFKLRGEAFVDGQLVAEAEITSALVDKHSARKANHAVAQRPNLTLPTS from the coding sequence ATGGAGACGATGCTTGATATTACCGAGATCATGAACATTTTGCCCCACCGATACCCGTTCCTCCTGGTTGATCGGGTCATCGAGTATCAGCCGCGGCAGCGCATTGTGGCCATCAAAAACGTCAGCATCAACGAGCCGTTCTTTCAGGGGCATTTTCCTGGCGCGCCGGTCATGCCCGGCGTTCTTGTTTTGGAGGCGATGGCGCAAGTGGCTGGCATTCTGATGTATCAAGAAGTGACCGATCATGCCACCAAACTGATGTTCTTCACCGGATTGGACAAAGTTCGCTGGCGCCAACCTGTGTTTCCCGGTGATACCCTACGGATGGAGTTGACCGTCATGCGAATGAAAGCGCGCTTCTTCAAATTGCGGGGCGAAGCGTTTGTGGATGGTCAACTGGTCGCTGAAGCCGAAATCACCTCGGCCTTGGTTGATAAACATTCGGCTCGTAAAGCGAATCACGCCGTCGCTCAACGACCGAACTTGACATTACCAACGTCATGA
- a CDS encoding M14 family zinc carboxypeptidase, protein MTARSVRLISWRFVWLMVLGLGLVALVSARFPTKTSAIVPTPATVIGFEPGEDRKLASWDQVVQYFRRLDASSNRILVEELGRSTLGRPFIAATISSPQNMQRLDRFRQIQRRLADPRLIANGAEVDQLIAEGRTIVLITFGIHSTEVGSTLSSLNLAYRLVSEDSPEMREILDGCIILLVPSLNPDGVDIVKQWYDRTLNTPYEGTSPPQLYHHYVGHDNNRDWYAFTQVETQLTVDKLHNVWHPQIVHDVHQMGTTGARMFVPPYLDPIEPNVDPLIVQGVNFLGTSVAWELTAQRLPGVVFNAIFDAWAPARAYSHYHGGLRILSETASARLATPITITPQQLRPGRNYDPLRSSWNFPMPWPGGQWRLHDITRYMEAGAVALLRNAARYRQHWLRHFYLIGKRAIEPRQDKPFAFVIQPETPTSAVGRAWMVNTLLRGGVEIWQAIELTENGRRFPPGSLFVFLNQPYSAFAKTLMESQQYPDLRQYPGGPPIPPYDVTAHTLPLLMGAPVTTLGERITGDFIEVGQPLRINHRALVPAKTARLGIYQSYTASMDEGWTRWVLDQFQIPYTVLRDGDIRRGNLRTRCDVIIIPDGSPDAIARGLPEGRYPPEYVGGLSAAGVDALKQFVQAGGRLVALNRASDFAIEYLGLPVRNVLRGLTSSQFYCPGSILRMQLETSHPLARGMPAQSIAWFEYGGAFEVAPEQQASVQVVGRYGADNPLLSGWILGHERLANKAAVIQISVGRGHVILFGFRPQYRGHSVATFPLLFNALAE, encoded by the coding sequence TTGACCGCTCGATCGGTGCGGTTGATCTCGTGGCGATTCGTCTGGCTGATGGTGCTCGGCCTTGGACTTGTCGCGCTCGTCAGCGCTCGCTTCCCAACCAAGACGTCAGCAATTGTGCCGACGCCGGCCACCGTCATCGGATTTGAGCCGGGTGAGGATCGCAAGCTGGCCAGTTGGGATCAAGTCGTTCAGTATTTTCGCAGGCTGGACGCCTCCAGCAATCGCATCCTCGTTGAAGAATTGGGCCGTTCGACGCTTGGCCGTCCATTCATCGCGGCGACGATTTCGTCTCCGCAGAACATGCAACGACTCGACCGCTTTCGTCAGATTCAGCGGCGGCTCGCTGATCCTCGCCTGATCGCCAATGGGGCTGAAGTAGACCAACTCATTGCCGAAGGCCGGACGATTGTGCTGATCACATTCGGCATTCACTCAACAGAGGTCGGCTCGACGCTCTCCTCGCTCAATCTCGCTTATCGGCTGGTGAGCGAAGACTCGCCGGAGATGCGAGAGATTCTTGACGGTTGCATCATCCTGCTGGTTCCATCGCTCAATCCTGACGGCGTGGACATCGTCAAGCAATGGTACGACCGGACGCTCAACACGCCCTACGAAGGCACATCGCCGCCTCAACTCTATCATCACTACGTCGGCCACGATAATAACCGCGATTGGTACGCATTCACGCAGGTTGAGACGCAACTGACAGTTGATAAATTGCACAACGTCTGGCATCCCCAGATCGTCCATGATGTGCACCAAATGGGAACGACGGGCGCGCGCATGTTCGTGCCTCCATATCTTGATCCAATCGAGCCGAATGTTGATCCGTTGATCGTACAAGGTGTCAACTTTCTTGGCACATCGGTAGCGTGGGAGCTGACTGCACAAAGATTGCCCGGCGTTGTATTCAACGCGATCTTCGACGCATGGGCGCCAGCCCGCGCCTATTCACATTATCATGGCGGTCTTCGCATTTTGTCGGAAACGGCCAGCGCTCGGCTGGCTACACCCATCACGATAACGCCTCAGCAACTGCGGCCAGGGCGCAACTATGATCCGCTACGCTCGTCGTGGAATTTTCCCATGCCGTGGCCTGGCGGCCAGTGGCGGTTGCATGACATCACGCGCTACATGGAAGCCGGCGCAGTGGCCCTGTTGCGCAACGCAGCGCGGTATCGTCAGCACTGGCTGCGCCATTTTTACTTGATCGGCAAGCGAGCTATTGAACCGCGTCAAGACAAGCCATTTGCCTTTGTCATTCAGCCGGAGACGCCTACCAGCGCGGTTGGCCGCGCCTGGATGGTCAATACATTGCTGCGCGGCGGCGTAGAAATTTGGCAGGCCATAGAGCTTACGGAGAACGGAAGACGTTTTCCACCCGGTTCGCTGTTCGTATTTCTCAACCAGCCCTACAGCGCATTTGCCAAGACGTTGATGGAGTCCCAGCAGTACCCTGATTTGCGCCAGTATCCCGGCGGGCCACCAATACCGCCGTATGATGTCACAGCTCACACGCTGCCATTGCTAATGGGCGCGCCTGTGACCACGCTCGGCGAGCGAATCACCGGAGATTTCATAGAGGTCGGTCAACCGCTCCGAATCAATCATCGCGCGTTAGTGCCGGCAAAAACGGCCCGGTTGGGCATCTACCAAAGCTATACGGCTTCGATGGACGAAGGATGGACGCGGTGGGTGCTCGATCAGTTTCAAATTCCTTACACGGTGCTTCGTGATGGTGATATTCGCCGGGGGAATCTACGGACTCGCTGCGATGTCATTATCATTCCTGACGGCTCTCCCGATGCCATTGCCCGAGGTCTGCCAGAAGGTCGTTATCCCCCGGAATATGTCGGTGGATTGTCAGCCGCCGGCGTGGATGCGCTCAAACAATTTGTTCAGGCAGGTGGTCGGCTCGTCGCGCTGAATCGCGCATCCGATTTCGCGATTGAGTATCTGGGGCTACCAGTGAGGAACGTGTTACGAGGACTGACCAGTAGCCAGTTTTATTGTCCCGGCTCCATTTTGCGAATGCAGTTAGAGACGAGTCATCCGCTGGCTCGGGGTATGCCGGCTCAGTCCATCGCCTGGTTTGAATATGGCGGCGCATTTGAGGTAGCGCCGGAGCAGCAGGCCAGCGTGCAAGTTGTTGGCCGCTACGGCGCTGACAATCCATTGTTATCTGGTTGGATTCTGGGACATGAGCGCCTGGCCAACAAAGCGGCAGTCATCCAGATCAGTGTCGGGCGCGGACACGTCATTCTGTTTGGGTTTCGTCCGCAATATCGGGGACACAGCGTCGCCACATTCCCGCTGTTATTCAACGCGCTGGCTGAATAA